Part of the Nitrosopumilus piranensis genome is shown below.
GAAATGTTATCGTGGATGTCTTTTTTGCCATGTCTGTAGTGATTGCACATGTTTGCAGTATAAACTTCTTGATTATATTTGGCAAATACCAATAATACTCATGACACAAAATAACCAAAATTTAGGAATAACTGCTAATGAACTAAATGAGGATTTGGCGCAACAAAAACCTCTATTGTTATTTGATCTTAGATTGCAAAGTGATTTTGAAAAATCCCACATTGATGGTTCTGTTCATGCTGTATGTGATGCACAATCAAAAGAAAAAATTATGACTAAAATTCCAAAAAATACCAAAATTGTATTGATTTCCGACCCTGAAGATTTTTCAAAAGAGACTGCATCAATGATGAGTTCTCTTGGCTTGGATTCTCATTATTTAACAGGTGGATTTTCATCATGGGCTGGAAAAACAACAACAGGTCCTACTGGAAAAACAATTTCACCTGATAACTTGGCAAAACAACTAGATGATGTATTCTTATTAGACGTTAGAAACACTGACGAGTTTTCAGAGTTTCAAATTCCTGGAAGCAAAAACATTCCATTAGGTGAACTCTTTGATGCAAAAACACTTTCCCAAATTCCAAAAGATAAACAAGTTGTAACTATATGTCCTCATGGAAATCGTGCAATGGTTGCAAGCTTTGCACTAGAGCGTGCAGGAATTGCTTCTCAAACTCTTGAAGGTGGATTGGCTGGATGGAATCAAGTTCTAAAACCTGTATCTATAGTAAATGATGCTACAAAAATTATTCAAGTACAAAAAGTTGGAAAAGGATGTCTTTCACATATTGTAGCATCAGACGGTAAGGCTATGGTGATTGATCCATTGTATCCTTTTGAGAAATACATCGATATTGCAAAAGAACGGGGCTTCAAAATAACCAAAGTGTTTGATACTCATCAACATGCAGACCATGTTTCAGCTGCAAGAGACCTTGCAAAATCAACTGGTGCAGAACTATACCTTTCAAAGTATGAGGGATATGATTATGATGCAAATTTCATTGGTGATGCAGACAAAATTTCATTTGGAGCAGCAAATCTAAGAGTAATTCACACTCCAGGACACACTCCAGGAAGCCTTAGTTTTGTAGTTGATGAAAAGTATGTCTTTACTGGCGATATCTTGTTTGTTGAATCTATTGGAAGGCCTGATTTGAGAGATAATGCCGAAGAATTCACAGAAGATCTTTACAACACATTGCATGAAAAATTACTAAAACTTTCAGATAATACAATGGTATTTCCAACACATCATGGAGAAGATGTAAAATCTGAAAATGATGCATTTTACTCTACTATACAACAATCAAAGAAACTTCCATGGCTTGATATCTCAAAACAAGAATTTGTTAGAAAGGTAGTTGCAATTACTCGTCCAAGACCTATGAACTATAGGAAGATAATTACTGTTAACAAGGGTGAGTTGGAACTAGTACATTCTGAAATTCCTGATTTGGAGATTGGTCCAAACAGGTGTGCAGTAGATGCTAGTTGAATTTTTACCAGACCTTCTGACTACTTTTCTCTCAATTGTATCGGGAATTGTTGTAGGATTTAGTCTTGGTTTGATGGGTGGAGGTGGTTCTGTATTGGCAGTACCATTGTTACTGTATGTAGTTGGTATCAAAGACATGCATATGGCAATAGGAACATCAGCTCTTGCCATAGGAATTATTGCTGCAATCAATTTGCTAAATAAAAGAAAAAACAACAATCTAAAATTAAAACAAGGATTGTCATTTGCATTACCTGGTATTGCTGGAACTTTGATTGGCTCTCAACTTGGATTGCTAACTCCTGCAGAAAATCTAATTGTTTTCTTTGCAGTCTTTATGGGGATAATTGGTGTGATAATGATGAAAAGACCACATACATCAACTCAAACTAGTAGTAACTCAAGACTAGTCTTATTTCGAAAAAACTCTTCATTGTATGGTGTTGCAGTAGGTGTGCTTGCAGGCTATTTTGGAATAGGCGGTGGTTTTCTCATTGTTCCCACAATGATGTATTCAGGAGGGTTAAACATAATTCAGGCTATTGGAACATCCATGATTCCTGTTAGTTCTTTTGGATTAGTTACTGCTGGACGCTATTTTGTAGATGGCAATGTTGACTTTGTAATTGCAATGCTGTTTGTAATGGGAGGAATAATTGGAACTCGTATTGGAATTAAAACATTAGAAAAAATTCCAAAACAAAATGTTGTAAAGATATTTTCTGTAATGCTATTTGGCGTTGCAGCTTATATTGTAATTAGGACATTTTTACTCTAATTGCAAATGGCGTATCTCAAAAATCTACTTACCCTACCTTGATTGTGAAATAAGTATGCCTTACAATAAAACAGATCAGGAAAAATGCCATTTTATATTGGCAATACCTAAAATTAGATTTGCAGGATTTTTAGATTATATGGGAAATCTCATTGTTGGAGATTCCAGTCAGGAACATCTCCAATGAAAAGTGAGGCTGAACGAAAAAAGATGTTTGTAGAGGCAGTATTGTGAATTAGAACCAGACAAGATTTTGATGAAAATCTTGGGCCTATAGAGTATACTGCAGCAAGAAGGAAAAATGTTGTAACTATGACCATTCCATTAAAGGATCATATTCTTTTTATTGCAGCTGCATCAGATGTGTTGATTGATTCGACTGCAAGAAAAATTCTAGATTTACTTTCATAACTACTCTTTCTATTTTCCAAAAATGGTTCAAACCTCTATGACTTCAAACCAATACCTCAAAACAACTATTGTTCTGCAAACCATGCTGATTTATTTTTAAAATCTGTTTTAGGCAAATAATTTTGCAAAGAAATTTTGAATATTCAAAAACAACTCATCAAATGGAGAAACAGTCGGACATCCTTCAATACTTACTGGTAAACTAAGAGTAGGAGCTAGTAGATTCATGTTTTCTATATCATCATATATTGCAAAATTAACAATATATTTTCCACAAGATACAGGTTCCCAAGGTAATATTGGACTAAATTCTTCTCCAGGTGCCAACACTCCATCCAGTTGTGCATTTGCTAATTCTGTATTGTCTTCAACATTCACTATGTGTACTGTATAAGCAAAACTTTGCTCTGTTGTTTGAAGATTAATTAAATCAGTTCTGATCATGTATTGTTCTCCTATGGTAACAATATTGGTTACACTCCCATTCACTGAATCAATTATTGATGGATTCGCAAGTGATAATGTAAAATCTGCCATGGCTGGAGTTATAATCAAAAACATGAAGCTAAAAACTAACGATACACCTATTTTCTTCGTAAGAGATCTCGTTATTTGCTTTGACATTATGGTATTATCAAGTAATGGAATATATAAATAAACCGACCAGTCGGTCATATTATAAGATTAAATGATTCCTGTCACATGTTCCAAGAATCATACTCTC
Proteins encoded:
- a CDS encoding MBL fold metallo-hydrolase; translation: MTQNNQNLGITANELNEDLAQQKPLLLFDLRLQSDFEKSHIDGSVHAVCDAQSKEKIMTKIPKNTKIVLISDPEDFSKETASMMSSLGLDSHYLTGGFSSWAGKTTTGPTGKTISPDNLAKQLDDVFLLDVRNTDEFSEFQIPGSKNIPLGELFDAKTLSQIPKDKQVVTICPHGNRAMVASFALERAGIASQTLEGGLAGWNQVLKPVSIVNDATKIIQVQKVGKGCLSHIVASDGKAMVIDPLYPFEKYIDIAKERGFKITKVFDTHQHADHVSAARDLAKSTGAELYLSKYEGYDYDANFIGDADKISFGAANLRVIHTPGHTPGSLSFVVDEKYVFTGDILFVESIGRPDLRDNAEEFTEDLYNTLHEKLLKLSDNTMVFPTHHGEDVKSENDAFYSTIQQSKKLPWLDISKQEFVRKVVAITRPRPMNYRKIITVNKGELELVHSEIPDLEIGPNRCAVDAS
- a CDS encoding sulfite exporter TauE/SafE family protein, producing MLVEFLPDLLTTFLSIVSGIVVGFSLGLMGGGGSVLAVPLLLYVVGIKDMHMAIGTSALAIGIIAAINLLNKRKNNNLKLKQGLSFALPGIAGTLIGSQLGLLTPAENLIVFFAVFMGIIGVIMMKRPHTSTQTSSNSRLVLFRKNSSLYGVAVGVLAGYFGIGGGFLIVPTMMYSGGLNIIQAIGTSMIPVSSFGLVTAGRYFVDGNVDFVIAMLFVMGGIIGTRIGIKTLEKIPKQNVVKIFSVMLFGVAAYIVIRTFLL